From Methanosarcina lacustris Z-7289, one genomic window encodes:
- a CDS encoding PKD domain-containing protein translates to MASEFRVWPGESIQNAVNEAFPGDTILVESGEFNESIYVNKENLTIESASGNPDDTFIAGETAGSYVFEIVANDVNISGFSITEGRCGIFINSADNCVISGNKISNQEAGIYLFESGNNLLSNNMVYSNLDCGIKMLASSDNIIRDNYFDNTKNVRGNKFNVWNGSTGNYWSDYKGKDENGDGIGDAAYVINPEAGSMDYVPLMKYVQTLPVLPIARFTSDVTEGYTPLSVRFKDLSENATSMLWDFGDGSASSYPNPHHIYSSEGNYVVSLTASNENGSGSASVTIYVLNASELSGPKLPTAQFIYNTTVGHVPLVIKFVDISENADCATWYFGDGKTSCCSEPEHTFCCPGNYTVSLAAKNENGTSSASILITVLPAGDGNVKATDSIGSSDGAENSVNTGSNSDKTDKYNTGNKKGSAEDPGDPEVIANAENSESKSNGKGEGTGSARIIHRDELEAIKNSVISTARSNILTETGLALEKEMLKVQKNVEAFVDNSLPGSVGDSLPEIETRIAPWIPSFLGLAGIVFMISVLKIGKRGRK, encoded by the coding sequence ATGGCGTCCGAATTTCGTGTTTGGCCAGGTGAATCTATCCAGAATGCGGTAAATGAAGCATTTCCTGGGGATACTATCCTTGTAGAATCCGGAGAATTTAATGAAAGTATCTACGTTAACAAGGAAAATTTAACTATTGAGTCAGCCTCTGGAAATCCTGATGATACCTTTATTGCGGGAGAAACAGCCGGAAGTTACGTTTTTGAAATTGTTGCCAACGATGTAAATATAAGCGGTTTTTCGATAACTGAAGGCCGATGTGGAATTTTCATTAACAGTGCTGATAACTGTGTAATAAGCGGGAACAAAATTTCAAATCAGGAAGCAGGAATTTACCTGTTCGAATCCGGCAATAACCTGTTGAGCAACAATATGGTATATTCGAACCTGGACTGCGGGATCAAAATGCTGGCTTCTTCGGATAACATAATCCGCGATAATTACTTTGACAACACAAAAAATGTCAGGGGTAATAAGTTCAATGTCTGGAATGGGAGCACAGGCAATTACTGGAGTGATTATAAAGGAAAGGATGAAAATGGAGACGGGATCGGAGATGCTGCATATGTCATCAATCCTGAAGCCGGAAGTATGGATTACGTACCTTTAATGAAGTATGTTCAGACACTTCCGGTACTGCCCATAGCACGTTTCACTTCAGATGTGACAGAAGGCTATACCCCTCTCTCTGTCAGGTTTAAAGATTTGTCTGAAAATGCCACCTCGATGCTGTGGGACTTCGGGGACGGTAGTGCCTCAAGTTATCCGAATCCTCACCACATTTATTCCAGCGAGGGAAATTATGTTGTTTCACTTACCGCCAGCAACGAGAACGGGAGTGGTTCGGCATCTGTAACTATATATGTTCTCAATGCTTCCGAACTATCCGGTCCCAAACTTCCTACAGCTCAATTCATTTATAACACCACAGTAGGGCATGTTCCTCTTGTCATAAAATTTGTTGACATTTCCGAGAACGCAGATTGCGCCACGTGGTACTTTGGGGACGGCAAGACATCCTGCTGTTCGGAACCTGAGCATACCTTCTGCTGTCCCGGAAATTATACCGTTTCCCTTGCAGCTAAAAATGAAAACGGAACATCTTCGGCATCTATACTCATAACCGTTCTGCCTGCAGGGGATGGAAATGTTAAAGCTACCGACAGTATAGGAAGTTCAGATGGTGCTGAAAACTCTGTAAACACAGGTAGTAACTCTGATAAAACCGACAAATATAATACCGGTAACAAAAAAGGTTCAGCAGAAGACCCCGGAGACCCGGAAGTTATTGCTAACGCCGAAAATTCAGAATCGAAGTCCAATGGCAAAGGAGAGGGGACAGGGAGTGCCAGGATTATCCACAGGGATGAACTTGAGGCTATAAAAAATTCCGTTATTTCCACTGCCAGATCAAACATTCTTACAGAAACCGGGCTAGCCCTGGAAAAAGAAATGCTCAAGGTTCAGAAAAACGTCGAAGCTTTTGTAGATAATTCCTTGCCCGGGTCTGTAGGGGATTCCTTACCTGAAATAGAGACGAGAATCGCCCCCTGGATTCCGTCGTTCCTCGGACTTGCCGGGATAGTCTTCATGATTTCCGTGTTGAAAATAGGCAAAAGGGGCAGAAAGTAA